A genomic window from Candidatus Poribacteria bacterium includes:
- a CDS encoding HNH endonuclease encodes MGLDPEPISVVDGSTMSNWTTASVLVLNASYEAIHICDVRRALKLVLKGAASAEEVSDVMVRGSSLRVPVPLVIRLSTYVRIPHRTVKFSRRNVFLRDRYVCQYCGERFLASDLTIDHLVPRSRGGQTAWDNVVTACRGCNHRKGDYSPRESNMFPLRTPKTPTIAYYLHLTRFSSMYHESWRKYLYMA; translated from the coding sequence ATGGGGCTCGACCCGGAACCAATCTCCGTTGTCGACGGATCCACGATGAGCAACTGGACGACCGCCAGCGTACTAGTGCTCAACGCGAGCTATGAAGCGATCCATATCTGCGATGTCAGGAGAGCGCTCAAGCTCGTGTTGAAGGGGGCGGCCTCTGCCGAAGAGGTCAGCGACGTCATGGTGCGAGGATCGTCGCTCCGCGTGCCGGTTCCATTGGTGATCCGCCTGTCGACCTACGTCCGCATACCCCATCGAACCGTCAAGTTCTCGCGCCGCAACGTGTTCCTGCGGGATCGGTACGTTTGCCAGTACTGCGGGGAGCGGTTCCTGGCGTCCGACCTGACCATCGACCACCTGGTACCGCGTTCGCGTGGCGGCCAGACCGCATGGGACAATGTGGTGACGGCGTGCCGGGGCTGCAACCATCGCAAGGGCGACTACTCGCCGCGGGAGTCGAACATGTTCCCCCTGCGGACGCCCAAGACGCCGACAATCGCCTACTACCTGCACC
- a CDS encoding DUF3783 domain-containing protein has translation MAGSESSRDVQSVDDALPARERRGKVVILDGFTPDQLREVLTTYRRSNHLPQDVAFAVVTPESSRRVLSDVLSDIRADAAARRTPSPDGGASG, from the coding sequence ATGGCAGGATCCGAGTCATCCAGAGATGTCCAAAGCGTCGATGACGCCCTGCCAGCCCGTGAGCGTCGCGGCAAAGTGGTCATCCTGGACGGGTTCACGCCGGACCAGCTGCGCGAGGTCCTGACAACATACCGGCGCTCGAACCACCTTCCCCAGGATGTGGCATTCGCGGTGGTGACGCCCGAGTCCTCGCGCCGCGTGCTGAGCGACGTGCTGTCTGACATACGAGCGGACGCAGCCGCACGCCGAACGCCATCGCCGGATGGTGGCGCTTCGGGGTGA
- a CDS encoding Rieske 2Fe-2S domain-containing protein: MRRFRAASLSALRRKGRLRVNVRGVDILLFEIDGIVYATSSVCPHEEVELDRATLDGTILTCWEHGYELCVRTGECFTDPTLTLPTFIVVVEGDDVLVEL, encoded by the coding sequence TTGAGACGTTTCCGCGCCGCGTCGCTGAGCGCCCTCCGCAGGAAGGGGCGGCTCCGGGTCAACGTCAGGGGCGTCGACATCCTGCTGTTCGAGATCGACGGGATCGTCTACGCCACCTCGAGCGTATGCCCTCACGAGGAGGTCGAACTGGACCGCGCGACCTTGGACGGCACGATCCTCACCTGTTGGGAGCACGGCTACGAGCTCTGCGTTCGCACCGGCGAATGCTTCACCGACCCGACGCTGACACTGCCGACGTTCATCGTCGTTGTCGAGGGGGATGACGTCCTCGTAGAACTGTGA
- a CDS encoding VWA domain-containing protein, giving the protein MTVRDDKRRALTSPLLISVVLHVLLVLVLSSIRVVPMDSASSDVFYSVAAVETVQPRPKVRATHSAIRPDRASYERSRVVGPLTSRELSESGMLTPPMPSVDRHVEMVSLAVSPLSIPTRAFDLASPSAGGGSRLSELSDLARSAKPVAAWLPPRPASGVRDSLDGRADAESPFGDSGTLLNRSPLEVIADSLGVRPRGVATNKADVVFLVDASQSMQDNIYIVSRHLSRMAQRLSVSGLDFRIGVVTFRNTTLGSVLGSNMEVTPLTADTSTIERALEKVKCKGGEKALNALMDAIPLIRYRDDASRHLVLVTDEYVDGEHASLEVFGALYRARIQVDVIGMDEPFQRALASRTGGTWTPIANLSS; this is encoded by the coding sequence GTGACAGTTCGAGACGACAAGCGACGAGCGCTAACATCTCCGCTGCTCATTTCTGTGGTTCTGCACGTCCTGCTTGTGCTCGTGCTGTCATCCATACGCGTGGTACCGATGGATTCCGCGAGCTCCGACGTGTTCTATTCAGTCGCGGCTGTCGAGACAGTTCAGCCGCGTCCCAAGGTCCGTGCAACGCACTCCGCCATCCGTCCCGACCGTGCATCGTACGAGCGCTCGCGGGTCGTTGGTCCTCTGACATCGCGGGAGTTGTCCGAGTCGGGGATGCTGACGCCGCCGATGCCCTCGGTCGACCGACACGTCGAGATGGTCTCGTTGGCTGTCTCGCCGCTCTCGATCCCGACACGAGCGTTCGACCTGGCGTCACCGTCCGCGGGAGGGGGCTCCCGTCTCTCCGAGCTGAGCGACCTTGCGCGTTCTGCCAAGCCCGTTGCAGCATGGCTCCCTCCCCGTCCGGCCTCCGGCGTGCGCGACTCTCTCGATGGTCGTGCGGACGCGGAGTCGCCGTTTGGCGATTCCGGTACGCTGCTGAACCGTAGCCCCCTCGAAGTCATCGCAGACAGCCTGGGCGTCCGTCCGCGAGGAGTCGCAACGAACAAGGCGGATGTCGTCTTCCTTGTCGATGCCAGCCAGAGCATGCAGGACAACATCTACATCGTCTCCCGTCATCTGTCGCGCATGGCTCAGCGGCTGTCCGTGAGCGGTCTCGACTTCCGCATCGGCGTCGTCACGTTCCGCAACACGACGTTGGGCTCCGTGCTGGGCAGCAACATGGAGGTCACGCCGCTAACGGCGGACACCTCGACCATCGAGCGGGCGCTCGAGAAGGTGAAATGCAAGGGCGGGGAGAAGGCGCTGAACGCCCTAATGGACGCGATCCCGCTCATTCGCTACCGCGACGACGCGTCGCGACATCTCGTGCTGGTCACCGACGAGTACGTCGATGGTGAGCACGCCAGCCTCGAAGTGTTCGGAGCCCTCTACCGGGCGCGCATCCAAGTGGATGTGATCGGGATGGACGAACCGTTCCAGAGAGCGCTGGCGTCTCGGACCGGCGGAACCTGGACGCCGATCGCCAATCTATCCAGTTGA